Proteins from one Sylvia atricapilla isolate bSylAtr1 chromosome 1, bSylAtr1.pri, whole genome shotgun sequence genomic window:
- the PYCR3 gene encoding pyrroline-5-carboxylate reductase 3 isoform X2 encodes MEASELWVGFVGAGRMAGGLVRGLLQAGKVPASNILASAPSDKNLDAWRELGCRTTHCNLEVVHRSTLVFLATKPHILPGVLEEIRPAVGPHHTVVSLVAGVTIQTLQRAGAMVFSRGSNAGDEEATLLKNLLSSCGLCEEVPESYIDIHTGLSGSGVAYVYLFAEALAEGAVKMGMPGALASRIAAQTLLGAAKMLLETGEHPAKLRGDVCTPGGTTIYALHQLEKGALRATVMDAVEAATNRACDMAKD; translated from the exons ATGGAGGCGTCCGAGCTGTGGGTCGGGTTCGTGGGCGCCGGGCGCATGGCCGGGGGGCTCGTCcgagggctgctgcaggcag GGAAGGTTCCAGCCAGCAACATCCTGGCCAGCGCTCCCTCAGACAAAAACCTGGATGCTTGGCGG gagctgggctgccgGACCACGCACTGCAACCTGGAAGTGGTGCACAGGAGCACCCTGGTCTTCCTGGCCACCAAACCCCACATCCTGCCGGGTGTCCTGGAGGAGATCCGTCCTGCTGTGGGACCCCACCACACTGTCGTGTCACTGGTGGCTGGGGTCACCATCCAGACACTGCAGCGG GCAGGGGCCATGGTCTTCTCCAGGGGCAGCAACGCGGGTGACGAGGAAGCCACGCTCCTCAAGAACCTCCTGTCCTCCTGCGGCCTCTGCGAGGAGGTCCCCGAATCCTACATCGACATCCACACCGGCCTCAGCGGCAGCGGCGTGGCCTAC GTGTACCTGTTTGCCGAGGCGCTGGCCGAGGGCGCGGTGAAGATGGGAATGCCGGGCGCCTTGGCCAGCAGGATCGCGGCGCAGACGCTGCTG GGCGCAGCGAAGATGCTGCTGGAGACGGGGGAACACCCGGCGAAGCTGCGGGGAGACGTCTGCACACCGGGGGGAACCACCATCTACGCCCTGCaccagctggagaagggagcGCTCCGGGCCACCGTCATGGATGCCGTGGAGGCGGCCACCAACCGGGCGTGTGACATGGCCAAGGACTAG
- the TIGD5 gene encoding tigger transposable element-derived protein 5, with protein sequence MPGGEPEEGGGMAGGRRAGGGGGGGGSSASPGGVSVKMSLRRAYSIKDKLQAIERVKKGERQASVCRAFGVPGGTLRGWLKDEAKLRWFLEQLGGEVGTQRKKMRLANEEEIDRAVYAWFLALRQHGVPLSGPLIQAQAEAFARQIYGPECTFKASHGWFWRWQKRHGISSQRIYGEGGLSSEPERAPAARAEVLPDAGGYGDEQIYNANITRLFWKLLPGAGMAARRPARGERVTVLLAANLTGSHKLKPLVVGGLRDPSSLRHHNQEKFPACYRYSPEARLAPALLQAWFFEDFVPGVKRYLRRSCLQQKAVLLLSSAPSRSGSSGAEDSPPLQTPDGSIRALFLSKGPSGSGVAGAGGRIPAPLEQGVVLAFKQLYKRELLRLAVSCGGPGSPTDFVRSFLLKDMLYLAGLSWDLIPPGSIEKCWLLGLRAAFEPQPGEEEHGDTPGGGEEGGGDSKVFSDLTHLAALAFKRLAPEEVSDWLHLDDAAPGAEEEDDDAEEEGAGVEEDEDEDEEAAGGTRGGEGGDPLLPTAREAIQGLETALRWLEGQDPREVGPLKLVQLRSLISMAQRLRRGHSPQS encoded by the coding sequence ATGCCCGGGGGGGAGCCGGAGGAGGGCGGGGGAATGGCGGGAGGGCGgcgggcaggaggaggaggaggaggtggaggcaGCAGCGCATCCCCCGGGGGGGTGTCGGTGAAGATGTCGCTTCGCCGCGCCTACTCCATCAAGGACAAGCTCCAGGCCATCGAGAGGGTGAAGAAGGGCGAGCGCCAGGCGTCGGTGTGCCGGGCTTTCGGGGTGCCGGGGGGCACGCTCCGGGGGTGGCTGAAGGACGAGGCGAAGCTCCGCTGGTTCCTGGAGCAGCTCGGCGGTGAGGTGGGCACCCAGCGCAAGAAGATGCGCTTGGCCAACGAGGAGGAGATCGACCGCGCCGTCTACGCCTGGTTCCTCGCCCTGCGCCAGCACGGCGTGCCGCTCTCCGGGCCTCTCATCCAGGCGCAGGCCGAAGCCTTCGCCCGGCAGATCTACGGGCCTGAATGCACCTTCAAGGCGAGCCACGGCTGGTTCTGGCGCTGGCAGAAGCGCCACGGCATCTCCAGCCAACGCATCTACGGCGAAGGCGGCCTCTCCTCCGAGCCCGAGCGCGCTCCGGCCGCCCGAGCCGAGGTCCTGCCCGATGCCGGCGGCTATGGGGACGAACAGATCTACAACGCCAACATCACCAGGCTCTTCTGGAAGCTTCTTCCTGGCGCTGGAATGGCTGCGAGGCGTCCGGCCCGCGGCGAGCGCGTCACGGTGCTGCTGGCCGCCAACTTGACCGGTTCCCACAAACTCAAGCCTTTGGTGGTCGGGGGTCTCCGCGACCCCTCCAGCCTCCGGCATCACAACCAGGAGAAATTCCCGGCTTGTTACCGCTACAGCCCCGAGGCCCGGCTGGCGCCGGCGCTTCTGCAGGCTTGGTTCTTTGAGGACTTTGTGCCGGGGGTCAAGCGGTACCTGCGGcggagctgcctgcagcagaaggccgtgctgctgctcagctccgCTCCATCCCGCTCTGGATCATCGGGGGCTGAGGATTCCCCGCCGCTCCAGACTCCGGATGGGTCCATCCGAGCGCTCTTCCTCTCCAAGGGTCCCTCTGGGAGCGGcgtggctggagcaggaggccGAATCCCGGCGCCGCTGGAGCAAGGGGTGGTGTTGGCCTTCAAGCAGCTCTACAAGCGGGAATTGCTGCGCTTGGCTGTGTCCTGCGGCGGCCCCGGCAGTCCCACGGATTTCGTGCGGTCCTTCCTCCTCAAGGACATGCTCTACCTGGCCGGCCTCTCCTGGGATCTCATCCCGCCCGGATCCATCGAgaagtgctggctgctggggctgcgTGCTGCCTTCGAGCCCCAGCCCGGCGAGGAAGAGCACGGTGACACcccgggaggaggggaggaaggcgGAGGGGACAGCAAAGTCTTCAGTGACCTGACCCACCTGGCCGCCTTGGCCTTCAAGCGCTTGGCTCCCGAGGAAGTGTCCGACTGGTTGCACTTGGATGACGCGGCTCCGGGTGCGGAGGAGGAGGACGATGATGCCGAGGAGGAAGGCGCCGGggtggaggaggatgaggatgaggatgaggaagcAGCTGGTGGCACAaggggtggggaaggaggagatcCTTTGCTGCCCACGGCTCGGGAAGCCATCCAGGGTCTGGAGACGGCGCTGCGctggctggagggacaggatcCCCGGGAAGTGGGGCCGCTGAAGCTGGTGCAGCTCCGCTCCCTCATCTCCATGGCCCAGCGACTGCGCCGTGGCCACAGCCCCCAATCCTAG
- the LOC136372490 gene encoding protein brambleberry-like, protein MLLQSSWAVLLLCTTAGFWRWLGLAAPPEKEELWETWMRSALDETPVVQLVQNIIHQMGNVSGRGAAELLGGHQVVPSSLHQKQGRTQDSHPQPESILVLQEVMEKLQTVNQSLELMLTALEDARSRLEKHLEHLKAIPDLDGQSQSATSFFIPHSSYFMLPFLPLVPASFQAIFLLLFLASSTLGIPAISTLLVLAVAGHWLVVSVCRVAGRIRPVVPWEVPRCRLTSTPERECDMELLQEELDRMEMSCLQEPSHLEQPQEVARDLPGFEGQVSPDPGGQRTTPSLCGVTPEPVVDAGKLWKPKPCSPRANMSPCQGLTRAGQRCRKKAIPGQEFCHIHTTSSSLAMDSSPHF, encoded by the exons AtgctgctccagagctcctgggctgtgttGCTGCTCTGCACCACTGCTGGGTTTTGGAGGTGGCTGGGCCTTGCTGCACCCCCAGAGAAG gaggagctctgggagACCTGGATGAGGTCGGCACTGGATGAGACCCCCGTGGTGCAGCTCGTGCAGAACATCATCCACCAGATGG GGAATGTGAGCGGCcgtggggctgcagagctcctggggggACACCAGGTTGTCCCATCCAGCCTCCATCAGAAGCAGGGAAGGACTCAGGATTCTCATCCCCAACCAG AGAGCATCCTGGTCCTTCAGGAGGTGATGGAGAAGCTGCAGACGGTCaaccagagcctggagctgatGCTGACAGCCTTGGAAGATGCACGAAGCCGTCTGGAAAAGCACTTGGAGCACCTCAAAGCCATCCCTGACCTGGATG GTCAGAGCCAAAGTGCCACCTCCTTCTTCATCCCACACAGCTCATACTTCATGCTCCCGTTTCTCCCACTGGTGCCAGCATCATTCCAGgccatctttctcctcctcttcctcgctTCCAGCACCCTCGGCATCCCAGCAATCTCCACCCTCCTGGTCCTTGCTGTGGCAG GGCATTGGCTGGTGGTGTCCGTGTGCCGCGTTGCTGGAAGGATTCGGCCGGTGGTTCCCTGGGAAGTGCCCCGGTGCCGGCTCACCTCCACCCCGGAGAG GGAATGcgacatggagctgctgcaagAGGAGCTGGACAGGATGGAGATGAGCTGCTTGCAAG AGCCCTcacacctggagcagccccaaGAGGTGGCCAGGGACCTTCCTGGATTTGAAGGGCAGGTGTCACCTGACCCCGGTGGCCAGAGGACGACACCGAGTTTGTGTGGG GTGACACCGGAGCCGGTCGTGGATGCTGGGAAGCTCTGGAAGCCCAAACCCTGCAGCCCGAGGGCCAACAT GTCCCCGTGCCAAGGGCtcaccagggctgggcagcGGTGCCGGAAGAAAGCCATTCCCGGGCAGGAATTCTGCCACATCCACACCACCAGCAGTAGTTTGGCCATGGATTCATCCCCCCATTTCTGA
- the PYCR3 gene encoding pyrroline-5-carboxylate reductase 3 isoform X1: MEASELWVGFVGAGRMAGGLVRGLLQAGKVPASNILASAPSDKNLDAWRELGCRTTHCNLEVVHRSTLVFLATKPHILPGVLEEIRPAVGPHHTVVSLVAGVTIQTLQRLLPPWTKVLRIMPNLPCVVQAGAMVFSRGSNAGDEEATLLKNLLSSCGLCEEVPESYIDIHTGLSGSGVAYVYLFAEALAEGAVKMGMPGALASRIAAQTLLGAAKMLLETGEHPAKLRGDVCTPGGTTIYALHQLEKGALRATVMDAVEAATNRACDMAKD, encoded by the exons ATGGAGGCGTCCGAGCTGTGGGTCGGGTTCGTGGGCGCCGGGCGCATGGCCGGGGGGCTCGTCcgagggctgctgcaggcag GGAAGGTTCCAGCCAGCAACATCCTGGCCAGCGCTCCCTCAGACAAAAACCTGGATGCTTGGCGG gagctgggctgccgGACCACGCACTGCAACCTGGAAGTGGTGCACAGGAGCACCCTGGTCTTCCTGGCCACCAAACCCCACATCCTGCCGGGTGTCCTGGAGGAGATCCGTCCTGCTGTGGGACCCCACCACACTGTCGTGTCACTGGTGGCTGGGGTCACCATCCAGACACTGCAGCGG ctcctcccgcCCTGGACCAAAGTGCTGCGGATCATGCCCAACCTGCCCTGCGTGGTGCAGGCAGGGGCCATGGTCTTCTCCAGGGGCAGCAACGCGGGTGACGAGGAAGCCACGCTCCTCAAGAACCTCCTGTCCTCCTGCGGCCTCTGCGAGGAGGTCCCCGAATCCTACATCGACATCCACACCGGCCTCAGCGGCAGCGGCGTGGCCTAC GTGTACCTGTTTGCCGAGGCGCTGGCCGAGGGCGCGGTGAAGATGGGAATGCCGGGCGCCTTGGCCAGCAGGATCGCGGCGCAGACGCTGCTG GGCGCAGCGAAGATGCTGCTGGAGACGGGGGAACACCCGGCGAAGCTGCGGGGAGACGTCTGCACACCGGGGGGAACCACCATCTACGCCCTGCaccagctggagaagggagcGCTCCGGGCCACCGTCATGGATGCCGTGGAGGCGGCCACCAACCGGGCGTGTGACATGGCCAAGGACTAG